The Molothrus aeneus isolate 106 chromosome 15, BPBGC_Maene_1.0, whole genome shotgun sequence genome includes a region encoding these proteins:
- the CXCL14 gene encoding C-X-C motif chemokine 14 produces MKLLTAALLLLFIAMCLASAEGVKCKCSRKGPKIRFSNVRKLEIKPRYPFCVEEMIIVTLWTRVRGEQQHCLNPKRQNTVRLLKWYRVWKEKGRVYEE; encoded by the exons ATGAAGctcctgacagcagctctgctcctgctcttcaTCGCGATGTGCTTAGCCAGCGCGGAAG GCGTGAAGTGCAAATGCTCAAGAAAAGGTCCTAAAATAAGATTCTCTAATGTACGGAAGCTGGAAATAAAACCGAGGTACCCATTTTGCGTGGAAGAGATGATTAT TGTGACACTGTGGACACGGGTGaggggggagcagcagcactgcctcaaCCCCAAGCGCCAGAACACCGTGAGGCTGCTCAAGTGGTACCGGGTATGGAAGGAGAAAGGCAG GGTTTATGAAGAATAA